Below is a window of bacterium DNA.
CCTCCACCCGTCCGATGCGCGACCGGTTCTTGGCGAGAGACAACCCCGCCTGCAGATCCTGCAATCGGGCGAACCTTTCCCGTTTGACACCCGGCGGCACGTCGTCCGGGAATCCGGCGGACTCCGTTCCCGGGCGCGGGCTGTAGACGAAGGAGTAGCTCGCGTCGTACCCGACTTCGCGGACGAGAGACAGGGTCGCCTCGTAATCTTCTTCGGTTTCGCCTGGAAAGCCCACGATGATGTCGGTGGTGATCGCGACGTCGGGCGCGGCCCGCCTCAATCTTTCCACCTTCCTCAAATAAACTTCGCGCGTGTAAGACCGTCGCATTCGTTTCAGGATCCGGTTCGACCCCGACTGGACGGGCAAATGGATGTGCGGGCACAACCGCCGGTTGCGCGCGTATTCCTCGATCAGGGCCGGCGAGAGGTCCTTGGGGTGAGGGCTCGTAAAGCGGAGCCGGTCGACCGTCGTCTCCTCGTCGACACGGCGGAGAAGTCGGGCGAAGTTCGTTTTCTCCGCCAATCCCTTGCCGTAGGAGTTGACGTTCTGACCCAGGAGCATCACCTCCCGGACGCCCTGGGCGGTCAGGCGGTTGATCTCGTCAATGATGTCTCCGGAGGCACGAGACACTTCCGCGCCGCGCGTGAACGGCACGATGCAGAAGGAGCATGCGTTGTCGCAACCCTTCATGATCGTCACCATGCCTTTGACCTGCCGCTGGCCCGTGAGGATGGGAGAGGGAAACTCGTAATCGCTCAAATCGGAAAAATCGATTTTCGAGAATCGCCCCGCCCCTCCCTCCGAACGCCGCGCCAATTCGGGGAGTGACGCGATATGATCGGGGCCCAACACCATGTCGACCTGAGGGAATTGTTTTAAGATCTTTTCGCCGGCGTGCGAGACGACGCAGCCCGTGACCGCCAGGACCTTGCCCTCCCCTTCCCTTTTCATGCGGCCGATCTGCGAAACCGCCTTGTGATAGGATTTTTCCCGGATGCTGCAGGTGTTGAGAACGACCACGTCGGCATCCGCGGCGTTTGACGCGCACACGTAGCCGTCCTTGGCGAGCAAGGCCTCCATTTTCCGGGAATCGTGCTCGTTCATCTGACAGCCGTAGGTCTTGATGTAATATTTTTTCATCGGGGAGGCGCCGCTGTCGCGGCATAAGAGCCTGTAACGCTCCTTCGTCGCTCACAGGCTCTAAAAGTCTTTATCTAATTTGATGCGGGTGATGAGCTTGTCCAGGCCGTCGTCCTCCGTGATTCCAAAGCTCTCGTAGGAGTCCTGCTCGTCGGCGGGTTCGTCGACGGCTCGCTGGAGGTCGCCCCGGTCGGTGCGGATCTCGCGGCGGATGACGTCCACGTACTTGTCCGGAAATTTCTTGACGATGCCCTCGACGTACTTGTTCAGACGATCGGCCGCCTTTTTTTGCTCGGCGTCCTTGATGGTCTTCCAGTTCTTCAGATAGTGGAGCCGGCAGTAATCCTTGGTCGTTTGAGCGTTTTTGCATCCCGGCTCGATGCAAATCTTGATCTTCATGAGTGGCAACCCCACCTTCCACTTGTAAACTCTTTTGAACGATTTTCAACAGTATTTCAGGACCTTAATGACGCAGCGAGTAAGCGGACCGCGTCACCGCGCCGCGCGCGGAACCGGTCTCCAAAGGAATCCTCCCGCAAGGCGATCTCCAGGAATCCCGAGCTCCCGAAGAGGGCCCCCGGCATGCGGGGAGGTATATCGGAATAGGTCCTGTATAAAGGAAGGCGCCTGCCCCGCCAATAAACCGATAATGAACGGAGGAAGGTTTCCTTCCGGAGAGAATGGTCCAGTCGCGGCCTTACAGATGGGGGGTTCGGGGTGGAGAGCGGTATCTCCCCCCGATGCAAATTAGTGAAGGCATTCCCGAACTTGTCGAAGAAGAGGATCTCCCCTTCCCAGCCCTTTGGAGTCCGCAGCACGGAAAACTCGGGACGCGTCTGGATCGACGGCAGCCTCCGGCCGAACGCGGACGGCGGCACCCCCCTGGAGAGATGCGCCGCCACAGGACCGAAAAGGTCGCGGCCGTGAAAGGTCGAACTGACCTCCGAGAGGAAGTAGCGCGTCTTCGTGAGCTCGAAGACGCCCACGACCGGGTCGCGGAGCGTCACAAGCGTAAAGAGCCCGTTGTCCGGGCCGACGAAGAAGTGATTCTTGGTCTTGACGAGGATCGGATGGCGCCGGCTGCCCACGCCCGGATCGACGACGGCCAGATGGATCGTCCCCTTCGGGTAGAACGAAAAGGCGCACCCCAAATGATACGCGCCGACGACGATGTCATAGGATGGAATCTCGTTGGACAGATCGACCAGGCGAGCCCTGGGGTTGATGGAGAGGATGGAGCCCTTCACGGCGCCGACGTAACCATCGGCGGTCCCAAAGTCGGTCGTGAGAGTAATGAGAGGATTAACCACGGGAGGGAGGCCCTCCTCCGCCTCCGGAGGACGCCCTGTCCATCGCATCCGTGAATTTCCGCCTCTTTTCCAGGTTCTGGCGCCGTTCCCGGTTGATCTCGTCCCGGAGATCGGGGGACATCGCCTCGTAGGTCCGCTGTTTCATCTTCTTGGACTCGTTGTACCGGTAGTAAACGAGTAGGCCGACGGCGAGAAGGCCCGCGGCGATCATGAAAATCTTGTCCGGAATGCGCAAGAGCAGGGCCAGGGCGGTGGCAAGGCCCGCGATGACATAGGGATAAAACTCCCGGAGGGTCCCCAGGACGTAAAGAAGGACCTCCCGGCCGCGGTTGCTCGGGTTCACCGCGACAACATACCTCAGAACTTGGGCGGACGCCAATCGGGCGTCGGGGCCTCCTCGATGACTTTCAGGAGGGCCTCCTTGATGCGGGCGAGACGCTCTTGGGACGTGATCTTGTGACCGAAGATGTCCCTCACGTAAAACGTGTCCGCCACCTGGTCGAGTTTGGTCGAGATCTTCGTCACGTCCACGTACAGCCCCAGGGCCGAGAGCATGGAGGTGATCTGGTAAAGGAGGCCCGTCCGGTCCTGGGAGTAGATGTCGATGACGGTGTAGTAGGCGGAAACGTCGTTGTCGATGTCCACGCGGGCGGGCGCCACGTGGGCGACTTTCTTCTTGAAGAGCGAAGGCCGGAATTTTTCGGCCACGAGGGTCTCGAGAGGGACCCTCCCCTGAAGGACGTCCCGCAAGTCCTTTTCCACCCGTTCCCACTTGCCGTCCGAGGCGTCGATCATGTGACCCTCGTGGTCCACGACCCTGAAGACCTGCAGGGCATGGCCCCGGTTGGAGAGATTGAGCTGGGCATCCAGGATGTTGATGTTGTGGGCGGCGAAGAGGCCCGCCATGCGCGAGAAGAGCGCCGAACCCTCCCAGGTGAAGAGCGTCACCTCGCTTAAACCCTCCCGCTCGACCGGCCTCGCCTCGAAGACGATCGGATTCAGTCGGAACCTCTCCCAGAGCTCGACGTGATGGGCGATCTGCTGGGGCGGTGTGGCGAGGAGGTACCTAGGCGACATCATCGAGAAAAACTCGCGGCACTTCTCGCGGTCCTCCTCGAGGGGAAAGAGCCGGATCACCTCGACCAAGACCTTGGCGACCAGTTCCGAGACCTTTTCCTTGGTGAACGTGCCCTTCTCCAGCACCCCGCGCGTCTTGAGGTAAAGCACGTCGAGCAAGGCGGCCTTCCAGTCGGTCATGGCGTCCGGGTTGGCCGCCTTCACGTCGCAGAAGGTCAGAACGTGGAGCATGCCCAAACTTTCCAGGCTTTGCATCGCGCGGGCGAACCGGATGATCAGGTTCTGCTCTTCCAAATCGCGCCGGAACGCCACGTGGGTCATGATGAGATGGCTCCGCTCCAGGAACTCCAGGGCGTCGACGTCCGCCGGCGGAAATCCCAAACGCTTGGCGGCCTCGCGAATCAGCGGTGCGCCGCGCTCCACGTGCCCCTTCCCTTCGCCCTTGCCCACGTCGTGGTAGAGGATCGAAAACGCGAGCAGGGTCTTCCGGTCGGGCGCCGTCACGCCGCGGACGATCTCCGTCACCGTGGGATGTTTTTGAGAGTAGTCCCCCTGGGCGATCTTGCCCAGCTCCGAGACGGCGAAGAGGGAATGAACGTCGACCGTATAGACGTGATAGAGGTTGTGTTGCACGCGGAATCTTAGTTTGCCGAACTCCGGCAAAAAGGTCCCCAAGACGCCCAAGTCGTTCATCGTCTCCAGCATGGTCCCGAGACCCACGAAGTCGGAGAGCATGGTCTTGAAGAACGCGCAAGCGACGGGCGACGTGCGAAAGACCTCGTCCATCCGGGGCAGGCTCTGTTCGATCCGCTCTTTGGCCACGTCATCCAGTTCGACACCCAGTTTCCGCCCCAGCTCGAAGATTTTGAGGAAATAAATCGGTTCCCGCTCGAAGAGATCCGCCGTGGCGGGAGTCAGGCGGCCGTCGACGATCCGGCAGTTTTTGTCTTGGAGAGGAATCTCGGGGGGCGGAAAGAGCGACGGCTCGCGGCGGTTCAGGCGCCGGAGGGCCTTGTCCGTGAGGTTCCGGATCGTGGCCGCCACGCTGTAGTATTTCTGCATGAACGTCTCGACGCCCAGGAACTGGGACGTGTTGCTGTAGCCGAACCAATGCGCGATCGGCTCCTGGTATTCGACAACCAACTGGTCCGACCGCCGTCCCGCGCGGCGATGGAGTTCGTTCCGGAGCCTCCAAAGGAAACGGAGAGCCTCCCAAAGGGATCCGAACTCCGCCTCGGTGAACGTGCCCCGGGCGACCATGTCGGCGGGCTCCCGGATGCGGTCGAAGATGCGCGCGAACCAGTAAACCGAGTGGTAATCGCGCAATCCCCCCTCGCCTTCCTTGATATTCGGCTCGAGGAGGTAGACCGACCCGCCGTATTTCTCCTGCCGCTCCTCGTTTTCGGCGATCTTCCGATTGAGGAAGCGGTCGCGGTTGCCTTTGGAGGAAAAGTACTTTTCCACGGTTGCCTGCAACTCGTCGGACAGCGTCCGGTCGCCGACCAGATGGCGCGCGTCGAGCAGGGACGTCAGGATCGTCATGTCCTCGTCCATCAGTTTCTTGCAGTCGCGGACGGTCCGGACCGCGAACCCCACCTCGAGACCCGCGTCCCAGAGCGGTTGCAGGACGCGCTCGTTCAGAAATTTCACGAACTCCTGAGCCTTGCCGTCGTAGAGGAAGAGAACGTCGATATCGGAGTGAAGACAGAGTTCCTTCCGCCCGTAACCCCCCTGGCTTAAAAGGGCCGCGCGGAAGCCCCCCCCGGGGCGGCCGTAGTCCCGTTCCGCCTTGAGATAGAGGGCTTCGAGCAGACGGTCCATCGCCTCCGTGCGGAATTGAATGGCCGGCAGCGGGTCTTCGTTCCCTTCGTGAAGGGCGGAAATCCTCTTCTCCACCTTCTCCAAAAAGGATCTGACGGTGCCGAGGACGTCGCCGTCGAGCACGATCTGGAGCTCCTCTCCGCTCACAAGTCCCCCCCCGCGTCCTCGGACTTGGCGAGATAGGCCGCGACGCCCTCCGCGATCGCGTTCGCCAGGTCTTTTTGGTAGCTCCCCTGCTTCAAGCGCTTTCCTTCCTTTTCATTGGTGACGAACCCGGTCTCGATCAACAGACTCGGGCATTTGGCGCCGACAAGCACGTAAAAAAGCGCGGTCTTCGACTCGATCCGCCCGAACTTGTATCTGGCCTCCAGCCTCTTTCTGAGCGCCGTCTCGACGTCGGAGGCCAGCTCAACCGACTCCTCGGCCACCGCCGTCTGGAGGAGGTCCGAGAGGATCGCCTCGATGTCCTTTTCCTCCGCCGGCGCCCCCTCGTTCTCGCGAGCCGCGAGCCTCCGGGACGCCTCGTCGGTCGCCTTATTGAGGGAATAGATCTCCAGGCCTTCGGCCTTGGGATTTTTCGCGGCGTTGGCGTGGACGGAGAGGAAGAGATCGCACTGGCGGCGGTTGGCGATGCGGTTCCGCTCGCCCAGGGTGATGAAGCGGTCGTCGGACCGCGTGTAGGAAACCTTGGCGCCCAGCTTCTTCTTAAAGACCGCCGCCAACTGCTTGGACATTTGAAGGACGACGTCTTTCTCCCGGACGATCCATTTTTTCTTTTTCTTGCCGAAGCTTCCGATGGCTCCCGGATCCTTTCCTCCATGCCCGGGGTCGATCACGATGATCGGAGGTTGTGGCGCTTCGGAGGGCTGGGATTCAGGCCGGGTTTCCGGTTGTTTCGTCGGCTTGGAAATCGTTTTCTTCGGCGCCGCTTTCGCCGCAGCGGACTTCTTGGCGGGTTCTTCCTTCTTCTGGGCCTTGATGACCGCCTCGACCCCGTTCATCCGCGCGGTCGAAGGCGAAGCGGCCGCAAGGAACGCGCATGTCACAGCCGCCACGCCGATGAAACGGAACCTCATTTAAAACAGGCTCTCCTGTCCCTCACCCCTTTTCGACCTCTTCTTGGCGATCCGCGGCTGCCCTTCGGGCTCGAGCTCACCCGATTCCAGGTTCTTGAGCACCTCCTTCGCGCGCTCGACAACCTCCGGCGGGAGACCCGCCAGGCGGGCGACGTGGATGCCGAAGCTGTGGTTCATGCCGCCGGGGACCAGGCGGTAGAGGAAGACGACGTCATCGCCGTCCTGCTTCACCGCGACGTTGCAATTCTTGATCCCTCGCCGCGTCACGGCAAGGTCGATCAGCTCGTGATAATGAGTGGCGAAGAGCGCCCGCGACTTGAGGACGTCGTGGAGGTGTTCGGCCACGGCCCAGGCGATGGAGATGCCGTCGAAGGTGGACGTGCCGCGCCCGATTTCGTCCAAGAGGACCAGGCTTTTCTCCGTCGCGTTGTGAAGGATGTTTGCCGTCTCGCACATCTCCACCATGAAGGTGCTTTCGCCGCGGGCGAGCCGGTCGGCGGCGCCCACCCGGGTGAAGATCTGGTCGACGATTCCGATCTCGGCGGAATCCGCCGGGACGAAGGACCCCGCCTGCGCCATCAAGGCGATCACGCCCGCCTGCCGGATAACCGTCGATTTTCCGGCCATGTTCGGGCCCGTGATCATGAGGAGACGGTCGGCGGCGGCGTCCACGGAGAGATCGTTGGGCACGAAACTCCCGGCGGGCAGATTGTTCTCCACCAGCGGGTGCCTCCCCTGCCGGATCCTGAGAACGCCGTCCTCCCGGATCTCCGGACGGACGGCGCGGGTCCCGCGCGCGTATTCCGCGAGGCTTTGAAGGGCGTCCAGCTCCGCGACCCGTTCGGCCTGGGCTTGGAGGGCGGGAACCGACGCGAGCGCCTTTTCGCGCAGTTGGCAGAAGATTTCGTATTCCAGCCCCTTGATCCTCTCCTCCGCGCCGAGCACCTTGTCCTCGAAGGACTTCAGCTCCGGCGTAATGAACCGTTCGGCGTTCGTCAGCGTCTGCTTGCGGATGAAATCCGGCGGGACCTTGGAGAGGTGCGCGGCGGTGACCTCCAGGTAATAGCCAAAGACCTGGTTGAATCGGACCTTGAGGGAGGCGATGCCCGTCCTCTTCCTCTCGCGCTCCTCGATCGCGGCGATGGCGCCCTTGGCGTCGGCCTGGATTTTCTTTAGCTCGTCCAGCTCCGTGCGGACGCCGTCCCGGACGATCCCTCCGTCCTTGAGCCCCAATGGCGGTGCGTCGACCAGGGTCTTCGCGATCTCCTCCTTCAGCTTTGGAGACGCGTCCCAATCCGACGCCAGGCGGGAAAAAACGGCCGTCTTCAGCTCCGACAGGATCGGCGCCGTCCGGCCGAGGGCCTCCAGGGAATCCGCCAGGGCGCGCATGTCGCGCGCATTCGCCGTGCCGAGCGACAGCCGGCTGCTGATCCTCTCCAGGTCGTAGACGTTCTGCAGACAGGCCTGAACCGCCTCCAAGACCCGGGGCCGTCCGGACAGCTCCCCGACGGCGTCCAGCCGTTCCTCGATCTTCGCCTTTTGGACCAGGGGGGCCAAGAACCATTCCCGGAACTTGCGCGCCCCCATCGCGGTCTTGGTCCGGTCCAGAAGGTCCGCCAGTTCGTCGACGTTCAGGTTCTTGCGCGAATCCTCTCCGATCCTCATCCGCTCCCTCCCGTCGTGGAGACGCAAGGCCCGAAGATGGGCCATCCGACCGACCTTTTGCGTCTCCCGGACGTAGTGAAGGACGGCGCCCGCGGCGATGACCCCCGCGGGGGCCGCCTCGCACCCGAATCCGGAGAGCGTGGCCGTTTGGAACTGGTCGCAGAGGATCTTCCGCGCGTAGGTCTCGTCCCAGACCCAAACGGGGACGCGGCTGACGACAAATCGCCCCTTCAGTGTTCCGGACACGTCCGCCCCTTCCGAAACGACGACCTCGCGGGGCTCCAGGCCGCCCAGCTCGGAGAGGAGCGCGGCCTCGTCCCCGGACATCTCCAGGCAACGAAAGTCGCCCGTGGCGATGTCCGTGAAGGCAATGCCCCAAACCTCGCCATCGCGGTGGACGGCCACCAAATAGTGATGGACCGCCTTTTGCGCGCGGTCGACGCCGTTCAGAAAACCGGCGAGCCCGGGGGTGACCACGCGCGTGACCTCCCGCCGGACGACGCCCTTGGCGTCCTTGGGGTCTTCGACCTGGTCGCAAACGGCCACCTTATAGCCCTTCTCGATCAGCTTGTTGAGGTACGGCTCGTAGGAATGATGGGGCACGCCGCAGAGGGGCACGGGGTTCGGGTCGTTCTTGTTGCGGGAGGTCAAAACGATGTCCAGGACCTTCGAGGCGGTCACGGCGTCGTCGTAGAACATCTCGTAGAAATCCCCGATCCGGTAGAAGAGGATGGCGTCCTTGCAGCTCTCCTTAATCTCCCGGTACTGCTTGAGCATCGGCGTTTCAGATGCGTCGGACACGTTTCACACCTCGAAAAAATAAACGACTGAATCGCACCCGTCAGGGTGTGGCTAGGAGGTATCAAGTTGGCAGGATTGCTCAACCCAAAAGTTGGATGAAATTCACCATCCGTCCCGCGGCTTCGCCGTCGCGGCGGTAGGACCAGAAGAGGTCCGGGCGGCAGTGGGTGCAGAGGTCGATGCGATCGACCTGGGCGTCGGAAACGCCCGATTCCCGGAGCTGAAGCCGGTTGGTCAGAGCGACGTCCAAGAGCCACTTCGTCTCCGAAAGGCGTTTGAGGATCGGCCATCCGGGGAACTCGCGCTCGAAGTCCCCCTTCACGTCCTCCTTCACCTCAAAGCAACCCGCGGCCATGTTGGGCCCGAGGGCGCAGACGAGGTTTTCCGCCCGACCGCCCCTTTCGACGATCCGCCGGATCGCGGCTTGGACGGCCCGCTGCAACGTCCCCTTCCACCCCGCGTGAACGGCGGCGACGATGCGGGCCTTCGGCTCCACGACGAGAATCGGCAGGCAGTCGGCGGTCTTGACCGCCACGGCGACGCCTGGGCGATCCGTTAGAACCGTATCGAAACCATCCGGTTCATCGGCGAGAACGGCCTCCGGTTCCAAAATACGGACGCCGTGGACTTGTTTGACGGTCACGGTATGGGCCGGTCGGGGATCGGCGATCGTTCCGAAGCCGTGGGCGATTCCGGGGACGGCTCGAAGCAAGGGAGAGGCGATCATGGCAGCGATTCTATCACGGACCGGAAATCCTCGGGGAGTGGGGCTTCGAACGACAAGCGCTCTTCGCTCTTCGGATGCCGGAACGACAGCTTCCAGGCATGGAGCATGGGGCGTGTGAGCGACTCCAGACGCGTCCGGACGGCTTCGTCCTTGATCGACGACAGATGGCTCTTGGCGCCGTAGGCCGCGTCGCCCACGATCGGATGATGCGCCTCCGAAAGATGGACGCGGATCTGGTGCGTGCGCCCGGTCTCGAGGGCGATCTCCAGGAGCGTGAGCCCCGCAAAAGAGCGCGCCACCTTCCAATGCGTCACGGCGCTCCGCGCGAACTTCGTGCGGCTCGAGAACTTCTTCCGGTGGACCGTGTCGCGCCCGATGGGGACGTCGATCGTGCCCGCCTTTTGCTTGAAGGCGCCGAAGACCAGGGCCTGGTAGGTCTTGTCGACCTTCCGGTCCTTGAACTGCTGGGCGAGCTTCCGTTGCACCAGGTCGTTCTTCGCGACGACCATAACCCCGGATGTGCCTTTGTCGAGGCGATGGACGATTCCCGGTCGTAGGGGCATGGCGCGCCATGCCCCGACCGGTCCACCACCCAAATGATGCAAAATGGCGCTCACCAACGTCCCCTTGTAATGCCCCGGCGCCGGATGGACCACCATCCCAGCGGCCTTATTGATGACTAGCAAATCGTCATCCTCGTAAAGGATGTCCAGCGGGATCTCTTCGGCCTCG
It encodes the following:
- a CDS encoding RluA family pseudouridine synthase, whose product is MNKTRLDAYLATQHKHYSRTQIKKLIDDGFVLVNGEKRKPSFLLHGGEDIEMVRRAPEIPKAEAEEIPLDILYEDDDLLVINKAAGMVVHPAPGHYKGTLVSAILHHLGGGPVGAWRAMPLRPGIVHRLDKGTSGVMVVAKNDLVQRKLAQQFKDRKVDKTYQALVFGAFKQKAGTIDVPIGRDTVHRKKFSSRTKFARSAVTHWKVARSFAGLTLLEIALETGRTHQIRVHLSEAHHPIVGDAAYGAKSHLSSIKDEAVRTRLESLTRPMLHAWKLSFRHPKSEERLSFEAPLPEDFRSVIESLP
- a CDS encoding N-acetylmuramoyl-L-alanine amidase; amino-acid sequence: MRFRFIGVAAVTCAFLAAASPSTARMNGVEAVIKAQKKEEPAKKSAAAKAAPKKTISKPTKQPETRPESQPSEAPQPPIIVIDPGHGGKDPGAIGSFGKKKKKWIVREKDVVLQMSKQLAAVFKKKLGAKVSYTRSDDRFITLGERNRIANRRQCDLFLSVHANAAKNPKAEGLEIYSLNKATDEASRRLAARENEGAPAEEKDIEAILSDLLQTAVAEESVELASDVETALRKRLEARYKFGRIESKTALFYVLVGAKCPSLLIETGFVTNEKEGKRLKQGSYQKDLANAIAEGVAAYLAKSEDAGGDL
- a CDS encoding SAM-dependent chlorinase/fluorinase gives rise to the protein MVNPLITLTTDFGTADGYVGAVKGSILSINPRARLVDLSNEIPSYDIVVGAYHLGCAFSFYPKGTIHLAVVDPGVGSRRHPILVKTKNHFFVGPDNGLFTLVTLRDPVVGVFELTKTRYFLSEVSSTFHGRDLFGPVAAHLSRGVPPSAFGRRLPSIQTRPEFSVLRTPKGWEGEILFFDKFGNAFTNLHRGEIPLSTPNPPSVRPRLDHSLRKETFLRSLSVYWRGRRLPLYRTYSDIPPRMPGALFGSSGFLEIALREDSFGDRFRARRGDAVRLLAASLRS
- the mutS gene encoding DNA mismatch repair protein MutS, which encodes MSDASETPMLKQYREIKESCKDAILFYRIGDFYEMFYDDAVTASKVLDIVLTSRNKNDPNPVPLCGVPHHSYEPYLNKLIEKGYKVAVCDQVEDPKDAKGVVRREVTRVVTPGLAGFLNGVDRAQKAVHHYLVAVHRDGEVWGIAFTDIATGDFRCLEMSGDEAALLSELGGLEPREVVVSEGADVSGTLKGRFVVSRVPVWVWDETYARKILCDQFQTATLSGFGCEAAPAGVIAAGAVLHYVRETQKVGRMAHLRALRLHDGRERMRIGEDSRKNLNVDELADLLDRTKTAMGARKFREWFLAPLVQKAKIEERLDAVGELSGRPRVLEAVQACLQNVYDLERISSRLSLGTANARDMRALADSLEALGRTAPILSELKTAVFSRLASDWDASPKLKEEIAKTLVDAPPLGLKDGGIVRDGVRTELDELKKIQADAKGAIAAIEERERKRTGIASLKVRFNQVFGYYLEVTAAHLSKVPPDFIRKQTLTNAERFITPELKSFEDKVLGAEERIKGLEYEIFCQLREKALASVPALQAQAERVAELDALQSLAEYARGTRAVRPEIREDGVLRIRQGRHPLVENNLPAGSFVPNDLSVDAAADRLLMITGPNMAGKSTVIRQAGVIALMAQAGSFVPADSAEIGIVDQIFTRVGAADRLARGESTFMVEMCETANILHNATEKSLVLLDEIGRGTSTFDGISIAWAVAEHLHDVLKSRALFATHYHELIDLAVTRRGIKNCNVAVKQDGDDVVFLYRLVPGGMNHSFGIHVARLAGLPPEVVERAKEVLKNLESGELEPEGQPRIAKKRSKRGEGQESLF
- the miaB gene encoding tRNA (N6-isopentenyl adenosine(37)-C2)-methylthiotransferase MiaB yields the protein MKKYYIKTYGCQMNEHDSRKMEALLAKDGYVCASNAADADVVVLNTCSIREKSYHKAVSQIGRMKREGEGKVLAVTGCVVSHAGEKILKQFPQVDMVLGPDHIASLPELARRSEGGAGRFSKIDFSDLSDYEFPSPILTGQRQVKGMVTIMKGCDNACSFCIVPFTRGAEVSRASGDIIDEINRLTAQGVREVMLLGQNVNSYGKGLAEKTNFARLLRRVDEETTVDRLRFTSPHPKDLSPALIEEYARNRRLCPHIHLPVQSGSNRILKRMRRSYTREVYLRKVERLRRAAPDVAITTDIIVGFPGETEEDYEATLSLVREVGYDASYSFVYSPRPGTESAGFPDDVPPGVKRERFARLQDLQAGLSLAKNRSRIGRVEEVLAEGPSYDGPKLGKPQLTGRTPHGRIVNFDGGPEIAGVILKIEITGASAYSLKGEIIGPIH
- the glnD gene encoding [protein-PII] uridylyltransferase, with the protein product MSGEELQIVLDGDVLGTVRSFLEKVEKRISALHEGNEDPLPAIQFRTEAMDRLLEALYLKAERDYGRPGGGFRAALLSQGGYGRKELCLHSDIDVLFLYDGKAQEFVKFLNERVLQPLWDAGLEVGFAVRTVRDCKKLMDEDMTILTSLLDARHLVGDRTLSDELQATVEKYFSSKGNRDRFLNRKIAENEERQEKYGGSVYLLEPNIKEGEGGLRDYHSVYWFARIFDRIREPADMVARGTFTEAEFGSLWEALRFLWRLRNELHRRAGRRSDQLVVEYQEPIAHWFGYSNTSQFLGVETFMQKYYSVAATIRNLTDKALRRLNRREPSLFPPPEIPLQDKNCRIVDGRLTPATADLFEREPIYFLKIFELGRKLGVELDDVAKERIEQSLPRMDEVFRTSPVACAFFKTMLSDFVGLGTMLETMNDLGVLGTFLPEFGKLRFRVQHNLYHVYTVDVHSLFAVSELGKIAQGDYSQKHPTVTEIVRGVTAPDRKTLLAFSILYHDVGKGEGKGHVERGAPLIREAAKRLGFPPADVDALEFLERSHLIMTHVAFRRDLEEQNLIIRFARAMQSLESLGMLHVLTFCDVKAANPDAMTDWKAALLDVLYLKTRGVLEKGTFTKEKVSELVAKVLVEVIRLFPLEEDREKCREFFSMMSPRYLLATPPQQIAHHVELWERFRLNPIVFEARPVEREGLSEVTLFTWEGSALFSRMAGLFAAHNINILDAQLNLSNRGHALQVFRVVDHEGHMIDASDGKWERVEKDLRDVLQGRVPLETLVAEKFRPSLFKKKVAHVAPARVDIDNDVSAYYTVIDIYSQDRTGLLYQITSMLSALGLYVDVTKISTKLDQVADTFYVRDIFGHKITSQERLARIKEALLKVIEEAPTPDWRPPKF
- the pgeF gene encoding peptidoglycan editing factor PgeF, with the translated sequence MIASPLLRAVPGIAHGFGTIADPRPAHTVTVKQVHGVRILEPEAVLADEPDGFDTVLTDRPGVAVAVKTADCLPILVVEPKARIVAAVHAGWKGTLQRAVQAAIRRIVERGGRAENLVCALGPNMAAGCFEVKEDVKGDFEREFPGWPILKRLSETKWLLDVALTNRLQLRESGVSDAQVDRIDLCTHCRPDLFWSYRRDGEAAGRMVNFIQLLG